In Aquiflexum balticum DSM 16537, a single genomic region encodes these proteins:
- a CDS encoding GSCFA domain-containing protein, with translation MQMTTAFDIPEGSPKINHQSVLFSIGSCFSTVIGDKLSERKFNIINNTFGTLFNPVSICQVLEDSVLEMPMNSEMVLVRDGLYLHFGMHSDVVGFSQDSLERLIHKKQAQAKTQLEKATHIFITFGTAWVYEHEKSGQIVANCHKRPADQFEKRLLHPEEIQKDFAGFFNILRQVNPGVKVILTVSPVRHTKDGIPENQLSKSILRLAAHDLTETYDFVHYFPSYEIMMDELRDYRFYKEDMIHPSAQAEDYIWERFLKTWVDPKALPLIQEFEGIKKDLAHRPFNPDSPAHLKFLENLQKKLEKYSRDYDFSKEMDQLRKQVQQRK, from the coding sequence ATGCAAATGACTACCGCTTTTGATATCCCGGAGGGATCACCCAAGATCAATCACCAATCAGTTTTATTCTCTATAGGCTCCTGCTTTTCGACTGTTATAGGAGATAAGCTTTCGGAAAGGAAATTTAATATCATCAACAATACTTTTGGAACGCTGTTCAATCCTGTTTCTATTTGTCAGGTATTGGAAGATTCGGTATTGGAAATGCCCATGAATTCAGAGATGGTATTGGTAAGGGATGGGTTGTATCTTCACTTTGGGATGCATTCCGATGTGGTGGGATTTAGTCAGGATTCCCTGGAAAGGTTGATCCATAAAAAACAAGCGCAGGCAAAAACCCAGCTTGAAAAGGCAACACATATCTTCATTACATTTGGCACAGCTTGGGTATATGAGCATGAAAAATCAGGACAGATTGTAGCCAATTGCCATAAAAGACCTGCTGATCAATTTGAAAAGCGTTTGCTACACCCTGAGGAAATCCAAAAGGATTTTGCAGGATTTTTCAATATCCTCCGACAGGTAAATCCTGGTGTGAAAGTTATTTTAACAGTCAGTCCAGTCAGACATACCAAAGATGGTATTCCTGAAAACCAACTGAGCAAAAGCATCTTGCGATTGGCTGCGCATGATTTGACTGAAACTTATGATTTTGTGCATTATTTTCCGAGTTATGAGATTATGATGGATGAGTTGAGGGATTATCGTTTTTATAAAGAAGACATGATTCATCCAAGTGCGCAAGCGGAGGATTATATTTGGGAAAGATTTTTAAAGACTTGGGTGGATCCCAAAGCCCTGCCTTTGATTCAGGAATTCGAAGGAATCAAAAAGGATTTGGCACATAGGCCCTTCAATCCCGATAGCCCTGCCCACTTAAAATTCCTTGAAAACCTCCAAAAGAAATTGGAAAAGTATAGCAGGGATTATGACTTTTCTAAGGAAATGGATCAGTTGCGGAAGCAGGTGCAGCAGAGGAAGTAG
- a CDS encoding GxxExxY protein has translation MTENELAREAVDIAYQIHKELGPGLIESVYEEIFAFELSERQIPFTRQEKVKIKYKERIFDKGFRTDLILGDKLIIELKSIEQLDKVHHKMLLTYMRLKDIKLGLLINFKVNLIKEGIHRKIDGYL, from the coding sequence ATGACTGAAAATGAATTGGCTAGAGAGGCAGTTGACATAGCCTACCAAATCCACAAAGAATTGGGCCCTGGATTAATTGAAAGTGTTTATGAAGAAATCTTCGCATTTGAATTATCTGAGAGACAAATCCCGTTTACCCGTCAAGAAAAAGTCAAGATTAAATATAAAGAACGCATTTTTGACAAAGGATTTAGAACGGATTTGATTTTGGGAGATAAACTCATAATAGAATTAAAGTCTATAGAACAATTGGATAAAGTTCACCATAAAATGCTATTGACCTATATGAGATTGAAAGATATTAAATTAGGTCTCCTAATTAATTTCAAGGTGAATTTAATCAAAGAAGGTATCCATAGAAAAATCGATGGCTATCTTTAA
- the purL gene encoding phosphoribosylformylglycinamidine synthase, with amino-acid sequence MILFFQSPQALIYAVQANHPINKQDIDKLIWLFGEATPIASEKIDGLFAGPRKEMITPWSTNAVEITRNMGIEGIQRIEEYFSITEKDSIDPMLQKKYQGLDQDIFDIHLQPEKIIPVLDIKAYSQKEGLALSQEEVDYLENVSKELGRPLTDSEVFGFSQVNSEHCRHKIFNGSFVINGEEKDKTLFQLIKETSKRHPNKIVSAYKDNVAFIEGPKAQQFAPKTQDKPDFFEPETIETVISLKAETHNFPTTVEPFNGAATGSGGEIRDRMAGGTASIPLAGTAVYMTSYPRTEAGRSWEKNLPERKWLYQTPMDILIKASNGASDFGNKFGQPLICGSVLTFEHDEEGKAHGFDKVIMMAGGIGFTRKEYAKKKEPIKGDKIIVMGGDNYRIGMGGGAVSSVNTGEFSNAIELNAIQRSNPEMQKRVSNVIRAMAESHENPIISIHDHGAGGHLNCLSELVESTGGTIHIDQLPVGDPTLSAKEIVGNESQERMGLVVHEKDVDLLQRISARERAPFYLVGETTGDMHFKFENSKTGEKPIDWNLAYMFGSSPKTILEDTPIQTDYARPEYSVSQLKSYIEQVLQLEAVACKDWLTNKVDRSVTGRVAKQQTTGEIQLPLNNVAVMALDFTGNKGIATSIGHAPVAAMANPEAGSRLAIAEALTNLVWAPITDGLAGISLSANWMWPAKNPGENDRLYRAVEAISDFSIELGINVPTGKDSLSMTQKYPEGKTVYSPGTVIISTVGECSNPKLTVSPDLKPVAGSKVYYIDFSKDTAKLGGSSFAQSLNKIGNETPDVTDGQYFAKAFMVVQKLIEKREVLAGHDISSGGIITALLEMCFPSKKVGLKVKTKRLPEQDSVKALFAENPGVLIQVRNSERTRAVLENYGLTYISLAEVTLDGKVSLERTGLTLDVAEMRDTWFRSSYLLDKKQSGDQLALERFNNYKNQSLFYNFGKNWEGTFDAFGLNPYRKESSGKVAAIIREKGVNGDREMAYSLWLAGFDVKDVHMTDLITGRENLEDVHMIVFVGGFSNSDVLGSAKGWAGAFLYNEKAKSALDNFYARKDTLSLGVCNGCQLMVELGLVTPDHDVKPKMLHNASHKFESIFVNVNIPENNTVMFKSLAGQRLGVWVAHGEGKFQLPKPKDTYHIGMTYSYEAYPGNPNGSDYAVAGIASEDGRHLAIMPHIERSLKPWNWPYYPSERQDDEISPWVEAFVNAFKWVGKK; translated from the coding sequence ATGATCCTCTTTTTCCAATCCCCTCAAGCATTGATTTACGCCGTTCAGGCAAACCACCCGATAAACAAACAAGATATTGATAAGCTGATTTGGCTCTTTGGAGAGGCAACACCAATAGCTTCTGAGAAAATCGATGGTTTGTTTGCCGGACCAAGAAAAGAAATGATTACTCCTTGGTCTACCAATGCGGTGGAAATTACCAGGAATATGGGAATTGAGGGTATTCAAAGGATAGAGGAGTATTTCTCGATTACCGAAAAGGACAGCATTGACCCGATGTTACAAAAAAAATATCAGGGACTCGATCAGGATATTTTTGACATCCATCTACAGCCGGAAAAGATAATTCCCGTTCTTGATATCAAAGCTTATAGCCAAAAAGAAGGTTTGGCTCTAAGTCAGGAAGAAGTAGATTACCTTGAAAATGTCAGCAAGGAACTTGGAAGGCCACTCACAGATTCAGAAGTTTTTGGATTTTCACAGGTCAACTCAGAACATTGCCGTCACAAGATATTCAATGGATCTTTTGTCATCAATGGTGAAGAAAAAGATAAGACCCTTTTTCAACTGATCAAAGAAACCTCCAAAAGGCATCCGAATAAAATTGTTTCAGCATATAAGGACAACGTAGCTTTTATAGAGGGTCCCAAAGCCCAGCAGTTTGCACCAAAGACGCAGGACAAACCTGATTTTTTTGAACCGGAAACCATAGAAACAGTCATTTCTTTAAAAGCAGAAACCCACAATTTCCCTACTACAGTGGAGCCCTTTAATGGTGCGGCTACCGGTTCAGGTGGTGAAATCAGAGATAGGATGGCAGGGGGAACTGCTTCAATTCCTTTGGCAGGAACAGCGGTTTACATGACTTCTTATCCACGAACTGAAGCCGGCAGAAGCTGGGAAAAAAATCTTCCGGAAAGAAAATGGTTATACCAAACTCCGATGGATATTCTGATCAAAGCCTCCAATGGAGCATCAGATTTTGGTAATAAATTCGGACAGCCCTTGATTTGCGGTTCGGTATTGACCTTCGAACATGATGAGGAGGGAAAAGCCCATGGATTTGACAAAGTCATCATGATGGCTGGCGGAATAGGATTTACAAGAAAAGAATACGCCAAAAAGAAAGAACCTATAAAAGGGGATAAGATCATTGTCATGGGCGGTGATAATTATCGTATCGGAATGGGTGGCGGTGCTGTATCTTCTGTGAATACAGGTGAATTCAGTAATGCCATCGAATTGAACGCCATTCAACGTTCAAATCCTGAGATGCAGAAAAGGGTTTCCAATGTAATCCGTGCCATGGCAGAAAGCCATGAAAACCCAATTATCTCCATCCATGACCACGGCGCGGGAGGGCACCTAAACTGTCTTTCTGAATTGGTGGAAAGTACAGGAGGCACCATCCATATTGATCAGCTTCCTGTCGGTGATCCGACGCTTTCGGCAAAAGAAATAGTCGGCAATGAATCACAGGAAAGAATGGGTCTGGTAGTGCATGAAAAAGATGTGGACCTTTTACAGCGGATTTCTGCAAGAGAAAGGGCCCCGTTTTATCTAGTGGGTGAAACTACCGGAGACATGCATTTCAAATTTGAAAACAGCAAAACCGGGGAAAAACCAATTGACTGGAATCTGGCATATATGTTCGGATCCTCTCCAAAGACCATTTTGGAGGATACTCCGATCCAAACTGACTATGCAAGACCTGAATACTCGGTATCCCAATTAAAATCTTATATAGAGCAGGTGCTTCAATTGGAAGCTGTGGCCTGTAAGGATTGGTTAACCAATAAGGTAGATAGGTCTGTAACCGGTAGGGTAGCCAAACAGCAGACCACAGGAGAAATTCAGTTGCCATTGAATAATGTTGCTGTAATGGCTTTGGATTTCACCGGAAATAAGGGAATAGCCACCTCCATTGGGCATGCACCAGTGGCCGCTATGGCCAATCCTGAAGCAGGTTCCCGGTTGGCAATTGCAGAAGCTTTGACCAATTTGGTTTGGGCACCGATTACAGATGGATTGGCAGGCATATCGCTCAGCGCCAATTGGATGTGGCCGGCTAAGAATCCTGGAGAGAATGATCGCCTTTACCGTGCAGTGGAAGCGATTTCCGATTTTTCTATTGAATTGGGAATCAATGTGCCAACTGGTAAAGACTCCCTTTCCATGACCCAAAAATATCCTGAAGGGAAAACGGTATATTCTCCGGGAACAGTGATTATTTCAACAGTAGGGGAGTGTTCTAACCCTAAACTGACGGTATCTCCCGACTTGAAACCTGTAGCAGGTTCAAAAGTTTATTATATAGATTTTTCAAAAGACACAGCCAAATTAGGAGGTTCAAGCTTTGCCCAATCCTTGAATAAGATAGGCAATGAAACCCCCGATGTGACCGACGGTCAATATTTTGCCAAAGCATTTATGGTTGTCCAGAAATTGATCGAAAAACGTGAGGTTCTGGCAGGACATGATATTTCCTCAGGTGGAATCATTACGGCTTTGTTGGAAATGTGTTTTCCTTCCAAGAAAGTAGGTCTTAAGGTGAAAACGAAAAGATTACCTGAACAAGATTCCGTTAAGGCGCTTTTTGCCGAGAATCCGGGTGTTTTGATTCAGGTAAGAAATTCAGAAAGGACAAGAGCAGTATTGGAAAATTATGGATTGACCTATATTTCTTTGGCCGAAGTGACTTTGGATGGAAAAGTTTCTTTGGAACGGACAGGATTGACCCTTGATGTAGCCGAAATGCGTGACACTTGGTTCAGGTCCTCTTACTTATTGGACAAAAAACAGAGCGGTGACCAATTGGCTTTGGAAAGATTCAATAATTACAAAAACCAGTCTCTCTTTTATAATTTTGGAAAGAACTGGGAAGGCACTTTTGATGCCTTTGGTTTGAATCCTTACAGAAAAGAATCTTCCGGAAAAGTCGCAGCCATCATCCGTGAAAAGGGTGTGAACGGAGACCGTGAGATGGCTTACTCTTTATGGTTGGCGGGTTTTGACGTCAAGGATGTACACATGACCGACCTGATTACCGGGCGGGAAAACCTTGAGGATGTTCATATGATCGTATTTGTAGGAGGTTTTTCCAACTCAGATGTGTTGGGTTCAGCCAAAGGTTGGGCAGGGGCATTTCTTTACAATGAAAAAGCAAAAAGTGCTTTGGATAATTTTTATGCAAGAAAAGACACCCTCAGCTTAGGAGTCTGTAATGGTTGTCAGTTGATGGTGGAGTTGGGTTTGGTGACGCCTGACCATGATGTCAAACCAAAGATGTTGCATAATGCCAGCCATAAGTTTGAATCGATTTTTGTCAATGTCAATATCCCGGAAAACAATACCGTGATGTTCAAAAGTCTTGCCGGGCAGCGTTTGGGTGTATGGGTGGCACATGGAGAAGGTAAATTCCAATTGCCTAAGCCAAAAGATACCTACCATATCGGAATGACCTACAGCTATGAAGCCTATCCTGGCAATCCTAACGGGTCCGATTATGCTGTTGCAGGTATTGCTTCGGAGGATGGAAGGCACTTGGCCATCATGCCCCATATAGAGCGTTCCCTTAAACCCTGGAACTGGCCCTACTATCCATCAGAAAGACAAGACGATGAAATCAGTCCTTGGGTGGAAGCTTTTGTGAATGCGTTTAAGTGGGTGGGGAAGAAATAA
- a CDS encoding ABC transporter permease — protein sequence MLTNILKIALRSFWKTKGISIINVLGLSLGIALCLIIALFVRNELSYDKHFPNAERIYRVTSDIVFGGNAMNMTYAPAPMADALVEEIPEVEASVHFRNQGSFLIKRYEDNIKENKVIFAGKDFLKVFDIPLVQGNKKGALEEPNTMMISQTMADKFFKGENAVGQSLVLDNKTDYKITAVYEDIPENSHFDFHVLLAAEGLSEAKSGQWLGNNFQTYILAKPGADIKEMDQKIASMTEKHMTPVLKQVMGEDFTLEMFKASGNKVEYALQPLLDIHLHSDLLGEFKANFSITYVYLFVAIAVFILLIACINFMNLATAKSSNRAKEVGVRKSMGSDRKDLFFQFMMETFLMSLISFSMAIFIASILLPFFNDLAGRNLKLPFDEFGFYASLLLGAILVGFIAGIYPAFFLSGFKPVKVLKGDVSSGMKSARVRSSLVVFQFSISIILIFCTIVLFSQMNFIQNKNLGFNKDQIIMVHDLYALGSQKQTFKQEILGSSMIEKGTLSGFLPVSGTNRSDNPWWVMGRDIQDQENLVSIQNWQVDFDYVKTLGMKIVQGRDFSMDFPSDSSAVIINETAIKNFNFEGDPIGQKITTFSGNNVTGLNTDDLEVKTVIGVVENFHFESLKENIGAVMLFVDPNPSGIASFKFKAADVSEVLQLVEDKWKALAPGQPFTYEFLDDRFEAMYASETRIGKVFAAFTGFAIFIASLGLFALTAFTAEQRRKEIGIRKTLGATTANIVFLLSKEFTKLILFAFVIGAPLAWWGMKKWLEDYQYKIDLGWVIIFFAGAMVFLVSWITMGIQSLKAANANPVDSLRGE from the coding sequence ATGCTAACAAACATCCTCAAAATCGCCCTGAGAAGCTTTTGGAAGACCAAGGGTATCTCCATCATCAATGTCCTGGGTTTATCTTTGGGCATTGCCCTTTGTCTGATCATTGCCCTTTTTGTTCGTAATGAACTGAGTTATGACAAACATTTTCCGAATGCGGAGCGGATTTATCGGGTGACATCTGATATTGTCTTTGGCGGAAATGCCATGAATATGACTTATGCTCCTGCACCCATGGCAGATGCTTTGGTGGAAGAGATACCGGAAGTGGAGGCTTCTGTCCATTTCAGAAATCAGGGTTCTTTTTTGATCAAAAGGTATGAGGACAACATCAAAGAAAACAAGGTGATCTTTGCCGGCAAAGACTTTTTGAAAGTGTTTGATATTCCTTTGGTTCAGGGCAATAAAAAGGGAGCTTTGGAAGAGCCAAATACGATGATGATCAGTCAGACCATGGCGGATAAGTTTTTCAAAGGAGAAAATGCTGTGGGGCAAAGTTTGGTTCTTGACAATAAGACGGATTACAAAATCACTGCTGTCTATGAAGATATACCGGAAAACAGCCATTTCGATTTCCATGTTTTGCTGGCAGCAGAGGGACTGTCAGAAGCAAAGTCCGGACAATGGCTGGGAAATAATTTTCAGACCTATATCTTAGCAAAACCTGGTGCTGATATAAAGGAAATGGACCAAAAAATCGCTTCTATGACTGAAAAGCATATGACGCCTGTCCTTAAACAGGTTATGGGGGAAGATTTTACTTTGGAAATGTTCAAGGCCAGCGGCAATAAGGTGGAGTATGCCTTGCAACCTTTGTTGGATATTCATTTACACAGTGATTTGTTAGGGGAGTTTAAGGCAAATTTTTCAATTACCTATGTGTATTTGTTTGTTGCTATTGCGGTATTTATATTACTGATTGCCTGTATTAATTTTATGAATCTGGCAACTGCCAAATCATCCAACCGGGCCAAGGAGGTAGGAGTCAGAAAAAGTATGGGATCGGATCGCAAGGATTTGTTTTTTCAGTTTATGATGGAGACTTTTCTGATGAGCTTGATTTCTTTTTCTATGGCAATTTTTATTGCTTCAATATTACTTCCTTTCTTCAATGACTTGGCAGGTAGAAATTTAAAGTTACCATTTGATGAATTCGGTTTTTATGCCAGTCTACTTTTGGGAGCGATCCTAGTAGGTTTTATTGCAGGCATTTATCCGGCCTTTTTCCTTTCAGGATTTAAGCCTGTTAAAGTATTGAAAGGGGATGTGTCCAGTGGAATGAAGAGTGCCAGAGTTCGAAGTTCTTTGGTGGTCTTTCAATTTTCCATTTCGATTATCCTGATTTTCTGTACGATAGTGCTGTTTTCCCAGATGAATTTTATTCAGAACAAAAATCTGGGATTCAATAAAGATCAAATCATCATGGTGCATGATCTATATGCTCTGGGAAGTCAAAAACAAACTTTTAAGCAGGAAATATTGGGAAGTTCAATGATCGAGAAAGGCACATTGAGTGGTTTTCTACCAGTCTCGGGAACCAACAGATCTGATAACCCTTGGTGGGTGATGGGGAGGGATATCCAAGACCAGGAAAATTTGGTCTCGATTCAAAATTGGCAGGTAGATTTTGATTATGTCAAGACCCTAGGAATGAAGATCGTCCAAGGAAGGGACTTCTCAATGGATTTTCCTTCTGACTCTTCGGCTGTAATTATCAACGAGACTGCCATAAAGAATTTCAATTTTGAAGGAGATCCAATAGGGCAAAAAATTACGACATTTTCAGGAAACAACGTTACCGGCTTGAACACTGATGATTTGGAAGTAAAAACGGTGATAGGGGTAGTTGAAAATTTTCATTTCGAATCCCTAAAGGAAAACATTGGAGCGGTTATGCTCTTTGTGGATCCAAATCCTTCCGGTATTGCTTCTTTTAAATTCAAAGCCGCAGATGTTTCCGAGGTGCTTCAATTGGTGGAGGACAAATGGAAGGCATTGGCGCCGGGACAGCCTTTTACCTATGAATTCTTGGATGACAGGTTTGAAGCGATGTATGCTTCAGAGACCAGGATAGGGAAGGTTTTTGCAGCATTCACCGGATTTGCGATTTTTATTGCTTCTTTGGGATTGTTTGCATTGACAGCCTTTACCGCCGAACAGCGCCGTAAGGAAATCGGGATAAGAAAAACACTGGGGGCTACGACAGCTAATATTGTTTTTCTGCTTTCTAAAGAATTTACAAAATTGATATTGTTTGCATTTGTCATTGGAGCCCCTTTGGCCTGGTGGGGGATGAAAAAATGGTTGGAGGATTATCAGTATAAGATAGATTTGGGCTGGGTGATCATCTTCTTTGCAGGAGCAATGGTATTCTTGGTTTCCTGGATTACAATGGGGATCCAATCGCTCAAAGCAGCAAATGCCAATCCTGTAGATTCTTTGAGAGGGGAGTAG
- a CDS encoding IS91 family transposase: MDAVNKRNGGAELSTVLDSQKEVFLSQKHLCPDQRKAFNDILHCRTSQMGSHSLCCDSCGTVKVCYNSCRNRHCPKCQYIKQQLWVEKLKCRLLPVRYFHAVFTVPEFLNPLFYINQRFCYNLLFECSAKAVKKTALNPAFLGVESGCLSVLHTWGQSLNYHPHIHMLVPAGGLDSDGMQWLYAGKKFFVPVKALSAVFRGLFMERLLGALEDNLLRIPEGQKELFADINSLKRESYAKMWNVYIKKTFRGAGQVVSYLGRYTHRVAISNSRILDTDGETVKFRWKDYRDNKTKTMLLACSEFVRRFMQHVLPTGFYKIRYYGILASANSNTKMNECFRLLNITREVSFYHGLSTYEVMEEIFGEEMFRCSCCKNGRMVFATPEGKANGP; encoded by the coding sequence ATGGATGCTGTCAACAAGAGGAATGGTGGGGCCGAACTCTCAACAGTCCTGGATTCCCAAAAGGAGGTCTTCCTGTCGCAGAAGCATCTGTGCCCTGATCAGAGAAAGGCCTTTAACGACATCCTCCATTGCCGGACATCACAAATGGGCTCACACAGTCTCTGTTGTGACTCCTGCGGTACGGTCAAAGTCTGCTATAACAGCTGCAGGAACCGTCACTGTCCGAAGTGCCAGTACATCAAGCAGCAGTTGTGGGTGGAAAAGCTAAAGTGCAGGCTTCTGCCTGTCAGGTACTTTCACGCCGTGTTTACGGTTCCTGAGTTTCTCAATCCATTGTTCTACATCAACCAGAGGTTCTGTTACAACCTGCTCTTTGAATGTTCCGCAAAAGCAGTAAAGAAGACTGCCCTGAACCCGGCATTTCTGGGAGTCGAAAGCGGCTGTCTGTCGGTACTCCACACTTGGGGCCAATCCCTGAACTACCACCCCCACATCCATATGCTGGTTCCTGCAGGAGGGCTTGACAGTGACGGGATGCAGTGGCTGTATGCCGGCAAAAAGTTCTTCGTTCCGGTAAAGGCCCTTTCGGCTGTGTTCCGGGGACTGTTCATGGAAAGGCTTCTGGGAGCACTGGAGGATAACCTTCTCAGGATACCCGAAGGTCAAAAAGAGCTGTTTGCCGATATCAATAGTCTGAAAAGGGAATCTTACGCAAAGATGTGGAATGTCTATATCAAGAAGACCTTCAGGGGGGCGGGCCAGGTGGTCAGCTACCTTGGCAGGTACACCCACAGGGTAGCGATCAGCAACAGCCGTATTCTGGATACAGATGGTGAAACCGTAAAATTCAGGTGGAAGGATTACAGGGACAACAAAACCAAAACCATGTTGCTTGCCTGTTCCGAGTTTGTCAGAAGATTTATGCAACATGTACTGCCAACAGGCTTCTACAAAATCCGCTATTACGGCATCTTGGCCTCGGCCAACAGCAACACCAAAATGAATGAATGTTTCAGGCTGTTGAACATAACAAGGGAGGTGTCATTTTACCATGGGCTGAGCACCTACGAGGTGATGGAGGAGATTTTCGGAGAAGAGATGTTCAGGTGTAGCTGCTGCAAGAACGGAAGGATGGTCTTTGCCACGCCCGAAGGAAAAGCAAATGGTCCCTGA
- a CDS encoding tyrosine-type recombinase/integrase: MYEEMSYRHYSPRSIKTYLSLVSVVSAHFGKSPDLISIPELKDYLFKRISLDGLSVSSINQTISAFKILFKDVLERDWDTIRIKRPRRPKLLPVVFSKEEVSLILKSIRNRKHYCLIALTYASGLRLGEVISLKPGDIDSDRMQLKVRGGKGYKDRYTLLPHKLLVQLRDYFKSYRPVTYLFEGQVPGKPYSEKSAQSVLKKAMECAGITKHASFHTLRHSFATHLLEQGTNVRIIQELLGHRSLKTTTVYLHICNLDPALIKSPLDEL; this comes from the coding sequence ATGTATGAGGAGATGTCCTACAGACATTATTCTCCCAGAAGCATCAAGACCTATCTTAGCCTGGTATCTGTAGTATCAGCTCATTTTGGAAAAAGTCCGGATCTGATCAGTATCCCCGAATTAAAGGACTACCTTTTTAAAAGGATCAGTTTGGACGGACTTTCGGTATCAAGCATCAACCAGACAATCAGTGCCTTTAAAATACTTTTCAAAGACGTGCTTGAAAGAGATTGGGATACTATCAGGATCAAACGGCCAAGACGTCCCAAGCTGCTTCCGGTTGTATTCTCAAAGGAAGAAGTGTCGCTTATCCTTAAGAGTATCAGGAACAGAAAGCACTATTGCCTGATAGCCCTTACCTACGCCTCGGGGCTCAGGCTTGGTGAGGTGATCAGTCTCAAGCCCGGCGATATAGACAGTGACAGGATGCAGCTTAAAGTGAGGGGAGGCAAGGGATACAAGGACAGGTATACCCTTCTGCCCCATAAGTTACTGGTACAGCTTCGGGATTACTTCAAAAGCTACCGTCCGGTTACTTATCTCTTTGAAGGGCAGGTGCCGGGAAAGCCATACAGCGAAAAAAGCGCACAGTCTGTTCTGAAAAAGGCCATGGAATGTGCCGGAATAACAAAGCATGCCTCTTTCCATACCCTGCGGCATTCCTTCGCCACGCACCTGCTCGAGCAGGGGACCAATGTCAGGATAATCCAGGAACTCCTGGGACACAGATCCCTTAAGACCACTACGGTCTACCTGCATATCTGCAATCTGGATCCGGCCCTGATCAAAAGTCCCCTGGATGAGCTTTGA